From Magnolia sinica isolate HGM2019 chromosome 13, MsV1, whole genome shotgun sequence, one genomic window encodes:
- the LOC131223801 gene encoding uncharacterized protein LOC131223801 — protein sequence MEKSEAELRICVKKLRQNVEERDEMIRFMSRKADDEEDVKEAEICGHRSKSRATFGKNVEEGGDLGKYCMDFSRIRRIRVSQGLDPVPEACFKERIMERNAAEADRMTVLYKQRNDFGRDFLPSASVAWMERSSEWQQMAGCSIRKSTNGRFQVKEV from the exons ATGGAGAAATCGGAGGCCGAATTGCGGATCTGTGTCAAGAAGCTGCGGCAGAACGTTGAGGAGCGGGATGAGATGATCCGGTTCATGTCGAGGAAGGCGGATGATGAGGAGGATGTGAAGGAAGCAGAGATCTGTGGGCACAGATCGAAGAGCAGGGCCACGTTTGGCAAGAATGTGGAAGAAGGCGGCGATTTAGGGAAGTATTGCATGGATTTTTCAAGGATTCGGAGAATTAGGGTTTCTCAGGGGTTAGATCCGGTCCCTGAGGCTTGTTTCAAGGAGAGGATTATGGAAAGGAATGCTGCTGAAGCAGATAGGATGACAGTTCTTTACAAGCAGAGGAATGACTTTGGGAGGGATTTCTTGCCATCAGCTTCTGTTGCTTGGATGGAACGGTCGAGTGAATGGCAGCAG ATGGCAGGATGTTCAATAAGAAAAAGCACCAATGGCAGATTTCAGGTGAAGGAAGTATGA